In Oncorhynchus tshawytscha isolate Ot180627B linkage group LG01, Otsh_v2.0, whole genome shotgun sequence, the genomic stretch tcgtaacatcaTGGAAATTgtcattcgtaacatatcatacgaaatggatgatggacatccataaattaatacataccatacaaaacgtaacatatcatctATTGAAGTGTCCCGGATTTAAGTTTACCCTCTTATGTCTGAGTCCAGGTTGGTAACATTTTATGTCAGGAGTCTTTGTCCACATAATGTGCAGCAGGGAAAGACATGCAACTGAGAACCTCACCAAGGCTGAACACATGTGTGAGGTGAGGAAGAGGATTGACCTTAAATATcagtgttactgtaatttaattattcCAATATGTgttcattaattgaattcccttcatctattttatgagaatttgtaagattcttgtttccataaaatagacggagaccagtcttatcaataataggtaacataatttattctcggagcgcgctgccacgttaccacgagcaacagtttatatacaataacatgacgtcatttcattgcttctaGAATGAATCCCCTCCTCCCGACCTAGAATTAAGTGAGTTTAAGAGTTCATTCCAACTCATTAACACACTCACAGGTCACACAACATAACTGAATTAACTCTTGACCCCtcaccattatcgatcaccacttagctgacagctctaattaacagaaaaggaacaaaggaactaaggtcagaacgtgacagtaccacccccctccccccccccaaaggtgcggtcTCCGGGCCACAAAACCCGAACCTATAGGGGacggtctgggtgggcgtctgtccgcggtggcggttcTGGGGTGGcggttctggcagctcctgactgactaGCGACTCTGACAGCTCAgtacagacgggcgactctggcagctcaggacagaccggcgactctggcagctcaggacagactggagacTGTGGCAGCTAAGGAcagacgggagcacctgtagggaggagacggagagacagcctggtgcggggggctgccaccggaggcctggtgtgtggaggaggcaccggatagaccggaccgtggaggcgcactggaggtctcgagcaccgagcctgtaCAACCTGTCCTGGCTAGATACTCCCCGTAGcaaggccagtgcggcgaggtggaatagaccgcactgggctgtgctggcgaaccggggacaccatgtgcagggctggtgccatgtagcCATGTAGCCCGGTCTGAGGAGagacactggagaccagatgcactgagccggcttcatggcagagcgtacagatcgcagtggtgggtagtatatggggctttggtgacaaaacaaatggcactgtaatagagtgttggaggcaattttgtaaatgacatcgccaaagtcgaggatcggtaggatggtctgttttacgagggtatctttggcggcatgagtgaaggatgctttgttgcgaaataggaaaaccgattctagatttaattttggattggagatgtttcaAGTGAGTCTGACTTGGGGGTAGTAGCTGTTAAGAaatcttttggacctagacttgactctccggtaccacttgctgtgcggtagcagagataacagtctatgattagggttggagtctttggcaatttttaggatCTTTCTCTGACACGgcctggtaaagaggtcctggatggcaggaagcttggccccagtgatgtactggatcgtgtggtcggaggccgagcagttgccataccacgctgtgatgcaaccagtcaggatgctctcgatggtgatgctgtagaactttttgaggatctgaggacccatgacacatttttttcagtctcctgagggggaataggttttgtcatggaCTCTTTATGACTGTCCTGGTGTGCTTGGACtatgatgttgcctgtaatccatggcttctggttggtgtatgtacgtacagtcatttTTGgtacgacatcatcgatgcacttattgatgaaaccagtgactgatgtggtgtactcctggaaacctggaacatattccagtatgtgctagcaaaacagtcctgtagcttggcatctgcttcatctgtgaacaggaatcaggaggatataattattttgagatttgccaaatggagggtgagggagagctttgtctgcgtctctgtgtgtggagtaaaggtggtctagagttttttccccctctggttgcacatttaacatgtagGTAGAAATAAGGTAAAACGGatttgtttccctgcattaaagttcccggccattaggagcgccgcctctggatgagcgttttcctgtttggttatggccgtatacagctcttTGAGTGTCGTCtttgtgccagcatcggtttgtggtggtaaatagacagctacgaagaatgtAGATggaaaaactctcttggtaaatggAGTCGTCtccagcttatcatgagatactctacctcaagcGAAGAAAACTTAGAGACttcttagatatcatgcaccagctgttgtttacaaatatacttagaccgccgccccttgtcttaccataggctactgttctATCCTGCAGATACAGTGTATAAACCGCCAGAtgtatgttattaatgtcgtcgttcagccacgactctgtgaaacttAAGATATTACAtattttaatgtcctgttggtaggatatactgTACGTGCTTGTAGTTCGTCTTTTTTATTATTCAATGATTGTACGTACGTTGGCTAGTGGGGCTGATGGTAAAGTCAAATTACCCACTCACCACCGGATCCtaacaaggcaccccgaccttcGTCCTCGATATGTCCGTTTCTTTCTCCTGCAAATGACgggaatgacggggatgagggccttgtcggaTGTCTGGAGTAAATCGCTCTCATCCGACTCATTAAAGTAAAACTTGTCTTTCAATTTGAAGTGAGCAATCGCTGTCCTGATTTCtagaagctattttcggtcataagagaaggtggcagaaacattatgttcaAAATAAGTTACAGATAATgtggaaaaacacacacaatagcccaattggttaggagactgtAAAACAGCAGCCATTCTCTCTGGCGCCATGTCTAACAGTACATTCACAACCAATTTCACAACagtaagtgtgtgccctcaggcccctactctactaccatataTCTAGAATGCAaaatacgtgtatgtgtgtgtgtagtgcatattttattgtatgtttgtatgcatgtgtctgtgcttacgtttgtgttgcttcacagtctccgctgttccataagatgtatttttatctgttttctaAATATAAttgtactgcttgcatgagttacttgatgtggaataaagTTCCATGTCgtcatggttctatgtagtactgtgcgcctcccatagtctgttctggacttggggactgtgaagagacctctggtgtctcgtggggtatgcatgagtgtccaagctgtgtgccagtagttaaaacagacagctcggtgcattcaacatgtcaatacctctcacaaatacaagtagtgatgaagtcaatctctcctccactttgagccaggagaaatTGACATACATatgattaatgttagctctctgtgttaCATCCaagagccagccgtgctgccctgttctgggccaattacaattttcctaagtccctttcTGTGTGGCACCTAACCACTCGACTGAACAATaatccaggtgcgacaaaactagagcctgtaggacctgccttgttgatagtgctgttaagaatgcagagcaacggtttattatggacagacttctccccatcctagctactgttgtatgaatatgttttgaccatgacttaatttccacattattcctgtttggccctgtccggggatatTGTCGGATGAGGCCActgtgtctcccgacccctcctgtctcagcctccagtatttatgttgcagtagtttatgtgttggggggccatggtcagtctgttatatctggagtatttctcctgtcttatccagtgtcctgtgtgaatttaagtattctctctctctctctctctctctctctctctctctctctctctctctctctctctctctctctctctctctctctctcaggacctgAACCTAGGGACTAACTGGCCTGATGACACcttgaccgtgctgctgctccagtttcaactgttctgcctgtggctatggaatcctgacctgctTTTtcttcaactctctagagacagcaggagcggtagagatactctgaatgatcggttatgaaaagccaactgacatttacatcacttgctctgagaccttgaagtagtggttccccttgctttgcaagggctgcggcttttgtggagcgatgggtaacgatgcttcgtgggtgactgttggtGATGTGTGCAACAAATCTGATATTGAAAAAACATCACGCAGACATAACAGTTCTTTCGaaatattaaaaatacaaatcccTACAATATTGTATGTCTCCACACAACTAGgtctaggctattgatggattcaagacaaggtcgttttattgatctcagtttgtcagtgtcaaagtagcctgccaTTCTGATCATCTGTGCTGTATTAAAAATATTATCccaaagtctccagtcatgtgaaatgacATAGAATGGTATGAAATTCGTTTATAAAAGGCCACATTCTGTAAATACTGCGTCCAAAACTACAGTTGACTGCAGTTACTcaacttttactgcagtttcaaaacggcaatctttttttgtaagggccCCATGTGATCTACTTTTTGTGTGCATGTACTGACATGtcactgatagatgcacacacactacacgttaatgtttttaaatgtatgtaaattgtaaagtattttgtctgtaatgtatttttcgttatgcgttggaccccagtaagactagctgtaaGACTAACGTTAACTTTTCTACGTAGTTAACGTAGTTACTAGCCATACAGCTTGAGCTTGTTTCTAACGTTACTTGTTCTCGATACACATAGAAAGAAAATGatcattttttaaatgacaaaAGGCAGTACTTTATATTGCCCATGAGATGGGGTAAttgcaacacacacatacagaaatcGCATTCGAAACAGGAACTTTTTTTGCGTCGAACCCGGAAACGTCGGAGGGACCTATTATAGTGTTGCAAAAGCAGACCAGTCTGGTCGTCGGAAAAATGTCTGACCAGAAACCAACGGTGGATCCTGAAGTCCCCTTTGCCAAGAGAATAGATCCAAACAAGGAGGATCTTACCAGGGACGAGTTCTACTTTATCAGACAAGTGGAGCTCGCGCAATGGAAGAAGAAATCACAGCAACTGAGGGGCCGTAATATTGCAACAGGACTTGGTATCGGAGCCATTGTAATGGGAATTTGTATCCTTGTCAAACAGTCACACAAGGTGAACTAGCTAGTTACGTACGAAATAACGTGCACTATCCGGCATGATATAACAAGCCATGGCAATGTTTTCCATAGTTAATCAACCGGACATTCATGTAGGACATTGAAACTGCAAGTCATTATAGAAATGTAATGACATGCACGTTGTAATGGTGAAGCGCAGCATGACGTGTTTGCATTGTACTGTAGCAAGCGAGTTAGTTAATTGGCCTTAAAAACAGAATTTGGGTTTACAGGAGACGTTGAATACAGCGATTATCCTTTAAAATCGAATCGCCATATTCAGCGTTTCCCGAATGGCCAGTTTCTGGTTCACTAATTGGCTAACTAGCTACCTAAATAGCTCTCCGTCACTTTATTGTAGGCTGCTACAGTGAAAGCTGGTGATGAGTGTAAAACATGTCTGCCATAAATGTATGCTGATGTTGAAAACATTCATCTTTGTGCGTATGTACAGTAACTAAGGTCGACTGTAGATCGCTTTTCAGCCATCACATCCCTTGCCTCAATCTGCACATTTGACTTGACTTTGCTTCTCCTAGATGCCTACACGTTTTACTCAGTGAAACAGGAGAAGATCATGGATGAGCTGGATGAGGAGGCCAAGATAAGAGGGGCAAAGACAGGTGCCAACTGACATGGCAATCAGAAAACTTAGCTCAGATGGACTGTGTGGTGTGCCAGGTATCCTATCTACTTTACTGGAATGGACGAAGGGACTAATGCAGAAGCTACACCTTATTCCACTGCTAGACATTGTCAACTTTCAAAGAGGCAGCATTGGACCTGTTTTGCCCAGGATCTGTAGGTTATGTAATTATGTTGCTGACTTAAGCGTCTTCATTGTGATTAAACAtgtgtaacagggttatattggtgattccccttgctactttattgttaagccaatgggttttggttttagttttgtcttgccttcacctactcaacatggcatcttattggctggtttgcgtagcttgcttacgagggAGGATGTTTCATTAGAATTGTCCCAGTGAACATgcaccaaaccagcggtaagttgttggttgcaaagcactgcacgtcaaaagtgatttttatactcccaagtgatgttttaaatgtacaatttatatcaatttgtttgtaaatgttattggaacatcacacataagatgcagcgTTTTTTGTTGCATATTTGTTATGCATTTTGTTGTAGAGAATTCTACctaatactagctagcaacttactgtgtctggtggggggggttcgtatattttgtacagtgcgtcACGTGCAGAGTTGGATGATGAGctgtgcattgcatgacgtgcaattttgtgctgttTCTATCAGAATAAAGCTCCATGACTGGTGCTACAAGTTGGAGCTCGTGTCAATGattgattgtacacaacgcaagaagagtactgttacaCATGCTTGTCAATAG encodes the following:
- the LOC112259975 gene encoding cytochrome c oxidase assembly factor 3 homolog, mitochondrial-like, which encodes MSDQKPTVDPEVPFAKRIDPNKEDLTRDEFYFIRQVELAQWKKKSQQLRGRNIATGLGIGAIVMGIYAYTFYSVKQEKIMDELDEEAKIRGAKTGAN